One Aliiroseovarius sediminilitoris DNA window includes the following coding sequences:
- a CDS encoding YjbF family lipoprotein — MSVKVRFTRRSVRVAGYILAASVVLSGCGSDTDAVELPKITASLLKNSGKQLGAKLGGGKEASPTTATAATTDPNAVVSKALAATKGPIALVVRIETKAVLAISPVGRNGDYVTWGSAPGQGLTFQRGVLANTRGLGEDLMASRIDAAVSAITARRNATYKREHFYLGNLGQSTSLVLDCSLARGKSERVSLGAINADAVVMKESCKRGEISFNNVYWVDGNGRVLKSSQWVGQRIGSLAIQNLRL, encoded by the coding sequence ATGAGCGTGAAAGTCCGTTTCACCAGACGCTCTGTGCGCGTCGCCGGGTACATTTTGGCCGCCTCAGTCGTGCTGAGCGGATGTGGTTCGGATACGGATGCGGTTGAACTGCCGAAGATCACCGCCAGTCTACTGAAAAACTCAGGCAAGCAGTTGGGTGCAAAATTGGGCGGTGGCAAAGAAGCTTCACCCACCACCGCGACGGCAGCGACGACCGATCCAAATGCCGTTGTAAGCAAAGCTTTGGCCGCAACAAAAGGGCCAATCGCCCTGGTCGTGCGGATCGAGACCAAGGCGGTCCTGGCCATCAGCCCGGTTGGACGGAATGGCGATTATGTCACGTGGGGCAGCGCCCCCGGGCAAGGACTGACCTTCCAGCGCGGGGTTCTGGCCAACACGCGCGGTCTGGGCGAAGACCTGATGGCGTCGCGCATCGATGCCGCCGTGTCGGCGATCACCGCGCGGCGCAACGCCACCTACAAGCGCGAACATTTCTATCTTGGCAATCTGGGTCAAAGCACCAGCCTTGTGCTGGATTGTTCGCTTGCGCGCGGCAAGTCGGAGCGCGTGAGTCTGGGTGCAATCAATGCGGATGCTGTTGTCATGAAGGAAAGCTGCAAGCGTGGCGAGATTTCGTTCAACAATGTCTATTGGGTAGACGGAAATGGCCGTGTCCTGAAATCCAGCCAATGGGTTGGTCAACGGATCGGCAGTCTGGCCATTCAGAACCTGCGGCTGTAA